The nucleotide sequence CAAGCAACGCAGCTATGATCATCGGCTAAAAGAACTTGTTCGATCTACCGGCAATATCGAATCGTGGTGGCGCGTGCTCAAGCACCAATGGCTTTATTTGAACGAGCTGGATTCCGCACATGCGGTCGAAAACCTGGTGGATTTCTACGTCGAGCAATACAACACTCATTTACCACATTCCGCGTTCCAGGGGCAGACTCCTGACGAGATGTACTATGGAACGGGGCGGGAGATACCGGGGCAACTGCAGGAAACGCGTATCGCAGCGAGAAAATCACGGATGGAGTCAAATCGATCTCAGAGCTGTCGGATCTGTGAGGAACTTCTCGCAGTCGGTAGTTGAGGATGAGAGTGGCAGGACGGGTCTACAGGTTAGTCGTTCGCAGTTTATGATCGACACCGACGATTTCACACTGCGATCGTTGCCTCAGCTTGTAAGTCTTATTTGGTGC is from Gimesia maris and encodes:
- a CDS encoding integrase core domain-containing protein; translation: MYKNTRKQRSYDHRLKELVRSTGNIESWWRVLKHQWLYLNELDSAHAVENLVDFYVEQYNTHLPHSAFQGQTPDEMYYGTGREIPGQLQETRIAARKSRMESNRSQSCRICEELLAVGS